A single genomic interval of Flavobacterium sp. N2820 harbors:
- a CDS encoding SPOR domain-containing protein, which produces MLIEKHISDLLYRYQCVTVPGFGAFLTETVSAHVTGSASSFFPPKKVVSFNANVKNNDGLLANHVALQEKMSYELAVIKIGDVVNEWTYLLQNRNRVVLKNIGEISVNNEMNWVFEPANTVNYLTDSFGLSSFVSPEITREVLKQEVEALEEKAPIIFTPERKRDYSYLKYAAVFVMMLGAGGLGYITYNNQKIENQTLAIQKNVQEKVQQQIQEATFVISNPIQTVELAVVEEKMPYHLVAGAYRSEENAKKAIAELNAAGFEKAKMLPLNNHKLYPVVYASFKTLSEAQIERKNIQKSHNAEAWLLIE; this is translated from the coding sequence ATGCTTATAGAAAAACACATATCTGACTTATTATATCGTTATCAATGCGTTACCGTTCCTGGTTTTGGTGCTTTTTTAACCGAAACTGTATCGGCTCACGTTACTGGAAGTGCGAGTTCGTTTTTTCCACCTAAAAAAGTGGTTTCGTTTAATGCGAATGTAAAAAATAACGATGGTTTATTAGCAAATCATGTGGCATTACAAGAAAAAATGTCCTACGAATTAGCCGTAATCAAAATTGGTGATGTGGTGAACGAATGGACGTATTTGCTTCAAAATCGCAATCGAGTGGTGTTGAAAAACATTGGCGAAATTTCGGTTAACAATGAAATGAATTGGGTTTTTGAACCTGCTAATACTGTTAATTACCTAACCGATTCGTTTGGTTTGAGCAGCTTTGTTTCTCCTGAAATTACCCGAGAAGTTTTAAAGCAAGAAGTAGAAGCTTTAGAAGAAAAAGCGCCAATTATTTTTACTCCTGAAAGAAAAAGAGATTATTCTTATTTAAAATATGCCGCTGTTTTTGTAATGATGTTGGGTGCTGGTGGTTTGGGTTATATAACTTATAACAATCAAAAAATTGAAAATCAAACATTAGCTATTCAAAAAAACGTTCAAGAGAAAGTACAACAACAAATTCAAGAAGCAACATTTGTTATTTCTAATCCAATACAGACTGTTGAACTAGCTGTTGTAGAAGAAAAAATGCCTTATCATTTAGTTGCTGGTGCCTATAGAAGCGAAGAAAATGCGAAAAAAGCGATTGCAGAATTAAATGCTGCTGGATTTGAAAAAGCAAAAATGCTTCCTTTGAATAATCACAAATTATATCCTGTGGTTTATGCAAGCTTTAAAACGTTGAGTGAAGCTCAAATTGAACGTAAAAACATTCAAAAATCACACAATGCCGAAGCTTGGTTGTTGATAGAATAA
- the dprA gene encoding DNA-processing protein DprA: MTQSELYHTLALMQVEGVGDVIAKKLIQHCGNATEVFASKKSQLQKIEGIGSVVIKNLHNKAVFSKAEAELQFIAKENISTTYFLEKNYPERLKHCYDSPVLLFQAGNIDLQNRKLLSIVGTRQITSYGIEFTKKLIEEIAPLNPIVISGFAYGVDIYAHQMAMDCGLQTIGVLAHGLNQIYPKTHKKYMAKMEQNGGFLTEFWSSSNPDKENFIKRNRIVAGISEATVVIESAEKGGSLVTANLANDYNRDVFAVPGRTTDKYSQGCNNLIKTQRANLLTSAADLVYILNWELQRETQKAVQKQLFISLTEEEQKIYDYLQKVGKEMMDIIALECDFPIYRISSILLNMELKGVIRPLPGKMFEVI; encoded by the coding sequence ATGACACAGTCAGAATTATACCACACGCTTGCGTTAATGCAAGTGGAAGGAGTAGGAGATGTAATCGCCAAAAAACTCATCCAACATTGCGGAAACGCTACAGAAGTCTTCGCTTCAAAAAAATCCCAACTTCAAAAAATTGAAGGCATTGGATCGGTTGTAATCAAAAATTTACACAATAAAGCTGTTTTTTCTAAAGCGGAAGCCGAACTTCAATTCATCGCTAAGGAAAATATTTCCACCACCTATTTTCTTGAAAAAAATTATCCCGAACGATTAAAACATTGTTACGACAGTCCTGTGCTTTTATTCCAAGCGGGAAACATCGATTTACAAAATCGAAAACTTTTAAGTATTGTTGGCACACGTCAAATCACTTCATATGGTATTGAATTTACCAAAAAACTTATAGAAGAAATTGCGCCATTAAATCCAATTGTTATAAGTGGTTTTGCTTATGGAGTAGATATTTATGCGCATCAAATGGCAATGGATTGTGGTTTGCAAACGATAGGTGTTTTAGCACACGGATTGAATCAAATTTATCCGAAAACGCACAAAAAGTATATGGCAAAAATGGAACAAAATGGTGGGTTTTTAACCGAATTTTGGAGTTCCAGTAATCCCGATAAAGAAAATTTTATCAAACGAAACCGCATTGTTGCCGGCATTAGTGAAGCAACTGTTGTAATTGAAAGTGCCGAAAAAGGAGGTTCGTTAGTTACAGCCAATTTAGCCAACGATTATAACAGAGATGTGTTTGCAGTCCCTGGAAGAACAACTGATAAATATAGTCAAGGTTGCAATAATTTGATTAAAACACAACGAGCCAATTTGCTTACTTCAGCAGCCGATTTAGTGTATATTTTGAATTGGGAATTGCAGCGGGAAACTCAAAAAGCAGTCCAAAAACAACTGTTTATTTCATTAACCGAAGAAGAGCAAAAAATTTATGATTACCTTCAAAAAGTGGGCAAAGAAATGATGGATATCATCGCCTTAGAATGTGATTTTCCCATTTATCGGATCTCATCTATTTTGTTGAATATGGAATTAAAAGGTGTAATAAGACCTTTACCTGGAAAAATGTTTGAGGTGATTTAA
- a CDS encoding phosphoenolpyruvate carboxylase — MYTLPKIERFQQNVASKYTIYNSVFITLPFDEINNTGVLLPLFSEVCENGYKNEQSPAEIFETFVTKYLDNPSEAEKISLLFRFIQYVERQVVLFDAIEDAAFQIVNNMEGKSSLRAIKETAESEGKTKELKEFLENFKVRTVLTAHPTQFYPGSVLGIITDLTEALKANNHIVIKDLLAQLGKTPFFKKEKPTPFDEAVSLVWYLENVFYPTASEMVHYLQKNIFKGNELKNDVLNLGFWPGGDRDGNPFVTTEITLKVAERLRTSILKCYYTDVRKLKRKLTFTGVDVIIAELENKLYRSVFYSEGEIFISLDEFKTQLQIIKNIIVEKHQSLYADEVDLLLNKVNLFGFHFATLDIRQNSKIHKAVFQDIVQKEKSLFPSDYFNLSETEKINILSKASAQLKASDFDNEITKETISSIEAIRTIQENNGELGCNRYIISNNESALNVMETLAMFQLCDWNNPSVDVVPLFESVEDLHKADLVMEQLYTNSVYANHLKNRGNEQTIMLGFSDGTKDGGYLMANWAIYKAKEALTEISRKYNIKVIFFDGRGGPPARGGGKTHQFYASLGPKIESQQLQLTVQGQTISSNFGTLDSCRYNLENLVSAGAKNQVFNTNQNELTLSENAILEQLATISFKKYIDFKNHPLFVPYLEKMSTLNYYAKTNIGSRPSKRKAAAKLNLDDLRAIPFVGSWSQLKQNVPGFFGVGTALKYFEEQNRWHEVSDLYKHSLFFRTLLENSMMALSKSFFPLTAYMKNDVEFGAFWTIIHEEYLETKRLLLKISGFKELMENYPDGKASIEMREKMVVPLITIQQYALLRIKALRESPTPDEKLIAVYEKIVTRSLFGNINASRNSA, encoded by the coding sequence ATGTACACACTTCCAAAAATTGAACGGTTCCAACAAAATGTGGCCTCAAAATATACCATTTACAACAGTGTTTTCATCACGTTGCCTTTTGACGAAATCAATAACACGGGCGTTTTATTGCCTTTGTTTTCTGAAGTTTGTGAAAACGGATACAAAAACGAGCAAAGTCCAGCGGAGATTTTTGAAACGTTCGTTACCAAATATTTAGATAATCCTTCTGAAGCAGAAAAAATTAGTTTATTGTTTCGATTTATTCAATATGTGGAGCGACAAGTAGTACTTTTTGATGCGATTGAAGATGCGGCTTTTCAAATTGTGAATAATATGGAAGGCAAAAGTTCGCTTCGAGCTATTAAAGAAACTGCAGAATCGGAAGGAAAAACTAAAGAACTGAAAGAGTTTTTAGAAAACTTTAAAGTTAGAACAGTTTTAACAGCACATCCCACACAGTTTTATCCGGGTTCGGTTTTAGGAATTATTACCGATTTAACGGAAGCTTTGAAAGCTAATAACCATATTGTAATTAAAGATTTGTTGGCGCAATTGGGTAAAACACCTTTCTTTAAAAAAGAAAAACCAACACCTTTTGATGAGGCTGTAAGTTTGGTTTGGTATTTGGAAAACGTGTTTTATCCAACGGCAAGCGAAATGGTGCACTACCTTCAAAAAAATATTTTCAAAGGAAATGAACTTAAAAATGATGTACTCAATTTGGGTTTTTGGCCGGGTGGCGATAGAGATGGAAATCCGTTTGTTACTACCGAAATCACATTGAAAGTTGCTGAACGTTTAAGAACTTCAATTTTAAAATGTTATTATACAGATGTTAGAAAGTTAAAACGAAAACTAACATTTACAGGTGTTGATGTGATTATTGCCGAATTAGAAAACAAATTGTATCGCTCTGTTTTTTATTCGGAAGGAGAAATTTTTATTTCTTTAGATGAGTTTAAAACACAATTACAGATTATAAAAAATATCATTGTTGAAAAGCATCAATCGCTTTATGCGGACGAAGTGGATTTGTTGTTGAATAAAGTCAATTTGTTTGGATTTCATTTTGCCACTTTAGACATTCGTCAGAACAGTAAAATTCATAAAGCGGTTTTTCAAGACATTGTTCAAAAAGAGAAAAGTTTGTTTCCATCAGATTATTTTAATCTATCGGAAACTGAAAAAATTAATATATTATCTAAAGCTTCTGCCCAATTAAAAGCTTCAGATTTTGACAATGAAATTACGAAAGAAACCATCAGTTCTATTGAAGCTATTCGAACGATTCAAGAAAATAATGGCGAATTAGGTTGTAATCGTTATATTATTAGTAACAACGAAAGTGCTTTGAACGTCATGGAAACGTTAGCCATGTTTCAGTTGTGCGATTGGAACAATCCTTCGGTTGATGTAGTGCCGCTTTTTGAATCGGTGGAAGATTTGCATAAAGCTGATTTAGTGATGGAACAATTGTATACCAATTCGGTTTATGCCAACCATTTGAAAAATCGTGGAAACGAGCAAACCATAATGTTAGGTTTTTCTGACGGAACAAAAGATGGCGGTTATTTAATGGCAAATTGGGCCATATATAAAGCAAAAGAAGCGTTGACCGAAATTTCCAGAAAATACAATATCAAAGTTATTTTCTTTGACGGTCGTGGTGGACCTCCTGCTCGTGGTGGTGGAAAAACGCATCAGTTTTATGCTTCGTTAGGACCAAAAATAGAAAGTCAGCAATTGCAATTAACGGTGCAAGGACAAACCATTAGTTCTAATTTTGGAACGTTGGATTCGTGTCGTTATAATTTAGAAAATTTAGTAAGTGCTGGAGCAAAAAATCAGGTTTTCAACACCAACCAAAATGAATTAACGCTTTCTGAAAATGCTATTTTAGAACAATTGGCAACAATTAGTTTTAAGAAATACATCGATTTTAAAAATCATCCGCTGTTTGTGCCTTATTTAGAAAAAATGAGCACGTTGAATTATTATGCAAAAACGAATATCGGAAGCCGACCATCAAAAAGAAAAGCAGCAGCCAAATTGAATTTAGACGATTTACGAGCCATTCCGTTTGTAGGTTCTTGGAGTCAGTTGAAGCAAAATGTGCCTGGTTTTTTTGGTGTTGGAACGGCTTTAAAATATTTTGAAGAACAAAACCGTTGGCATGAAGTAAGTGACTTGTACAAACATTCGTTGTTTTTTAGAACATTGTTAGAAAACAGTATGATGGCGTTGAGCAAATCGTTTTTTCCGCTAACAGCTTACATGAAAAACGATGTAGAATTTGGCGCTTTTTGGACGATAATTCACGAGGAATATCTAGAAACCAAACGCTTATTGTTAAAAATTTCAGGGTTCAAAGAATTGATGGAAAACTATCCCGACGGAAAGGCTTCAATTGAAATGCGAGAAAAAATGGTGGTGCCTTTGATTACCATTCAGCAATATGCTTTGTTGCGCATAAAAGCCTTACGAGAAAGCCCAACACCTGACGAAAAATTAATTGCAG